GATGTGCGCCGGGTGTACAACAGCTACCTCGACGCCCAGTTGCAGACCACCACTTCGCTCAACAGTGACTCCGCCGCGTACCTGGGCCAGGTGACGCCGCTGGACAAGCTGCTGTCGGACAGCGGCACCGGCCTGAACGGCGCCCTGACCAAGTTTTTTGCTTCGGTACAGAACGTCAATGCCAAGCCGGGCGACGACGCCTCCCGCCAGTTGCTGCTCAGCGATGCCCAGGCCTTGAGCAATCGCTTCAACTCGATGTCCACGCAGTTGAACCAGCAGAACACCACGATCAACGGCAACCTGACCAGCATGGCCGACCAGGTCAACAAGCTGGCCGCGACCGTGGCCCAGTTGAACCAGCGAATCGCTGAAGTTTCCAGTGCCGGCGGCGCGCCGAACGAGCTGCTCGACGCCCGTAACGAAACCGTTCGCCAACTGTCGACCTTCACCGGTGCGCAAGTGGTAGAGCGTGAAGGCAACCTCGATATTTACCTGGGCAGCGGCCAGCCGCTGGTCATGGGCAACACCGTCAACAAACTGGAAACCGTGCCGAGCAAGGACGACCCGAATCGTCTGGCGCTGCAAATGAACCGTGGTTCGAGCACCATCGACATCACCGCGATCATGACCGGTGGCGAAATCGGCGGCCTGCTGCGCTATCGCAGCACCGTGCTGGACCCGGCCATGAACGAACTGGGTCGCGTGGCCCTGGTCGTCGCCGATCAGATGAACAGCCTGCAGGCCCAGGGCATCGACAAGAACGGTGACTTCGGTTCGGCCCTGTTCAACAGCATCAACAGTGCGGCCCAGGTCTCCCAGCGCAGCATCGCGACCATCGGCAACAACGCCGGTACCGGCAATTTTGATGTGACCATCAAAGACACTGGCAAGCTCACCACCAGCGACTATAAGGTGACCTTCACCAGCGCCACCGACTACACCGTCCAGCGTCTGCCGGACAACACGCCGATGGGCAGTTTCAACACCACGACCACTCCGCCACCGGTGATCGACGGTTTCACCCTGAACCTCAAGGGCGGCACGCCGGCACCTGGCAACACCGCCACTGCCGGTGACACGTTCAAGATCACCCCGACCCGCAACGCGGCGGCCAACATCAAGACCGAGATGACCGACTCCAAGCGTCTGGCCATCGCGGCACCGCTGGGCGCGGCCATCGCGGCAGGCTCCAGTGGCACCCTGACGATTCCGGCCAGCGGTCAACCGACCCTGACCACCAAGTTCGACATCTACGACACGGCCACCGCCACGGCGATGCAGAACGGCCTGAAGTACTCCACGCCGACCAAGGTCGTGTTCGGCGACGTGTCGGCCGATGGCACCAGCCAGACCTACCAGTTCCTGGATGCCAACGGCGGCGTGATCAGCAGCGGCACGATCAAGCCGAACGAAAACAACACGCTCAACCTGAGCATCCCGCTCAAGGATGCCACTGGCGCG
This DNA window, taken from Pseudomonas sp. MYb118, encodes the following:
- the flgK gene encoding flagellar hook-associated protein FlgK produces the protein MSLLNIGMSGLSAGQSSLMTTGNNIANVDTAGYSRQQTVQGTKASQQYGNVWIGSGTTLADVRRVYNSYLDAQLQTTTSLNSDSAAYLGQVTPLDKLLSDSGTGLNGALTKFFASVQNVNAKPGDDASRQLLLSDAQALSNRFNSMSTQLNQQNTTINGNLTSMADQVNKLAATVAQLNQRIAEVSSAGGAPNELLDARNETVRQLSTFTGAQVVEREGNLDIYLGSGQPLVMGNTVNKLETVPSKDDPNRLALQMNRGSSTIDITAIMTGGEIGGLLRYRSTVLDPAMNELGRVALVVADQMNSLQAQGIDKNGDFGSALFNSINSAAQVSQRSIATIGNNAGTGNFDVTIKDTGKLTTSDYKVTFTSATDYTVQRLPDNTPMGSFNTTTTPPPVIDGFTLNLKGGTPAPGNTATAGDTFKITPTRNAAANIKTEMTDSKRLAIAAPLGAAIAAGSSGTLTIPASGQPTLTTKFDIYDTATATAMQNGLKYSTPTKVVFGDVSADGTSQTYQFLDANGGVISSGTIKPNENNTLNLSIPLKDATGAPIPPPPATQYTATFEMTVAGSPAKGAAINVSLSQPGTLDNRNGTALAGLQTAQTVDTGSGSKGISLTDAYGKLVEGVGSKAAQGKLDSAATEAILANAKGQRDSLSGVDLDEETGNLVKYQQYYTASSQIIKAAQEIFSTLINSL